The DNA region GTATAGGCTTAAATGTAAATTTATGCAATACTTTTTGCTAAAATTGCATAAAACAACCATTACTCGCATATTTTAAAATGACTAAAGTTATGAATCCCCTAATTACGTTAGCATGTATGGATATATTAACTTGATGCATAATTTTCATTAAATGCATATTTTTCCAATTAAACAAAAAAACAGGCAAAAGCCTGCTTTTCCATGTCAATATTTAAGTTGGGGCTAACTTTCATTAAACTGCCGGTTCCCCGGCTTCTGAATGTCCCTTGGCGTGCGCTTTAGAACGCAAATCAGCTTCAAGCGATTCAAGCGTCCGATTACGTGTTTCAATCGTAAACTTAGCAATAAACCAGATGGCAACGAAACACAAAACACCATAAATGATGAACAACTTAGCAATTCCTTGACCTTCAGCATTAACCGCATGGTGTGGTGTAAAGGCGACAAGCAACATTGGGAATGATTGTGATACTGCAAAGTTAGCAGTCCAGTTAACAACCGCACCAAATGAATTTCCAAGGCCACGGATATTCAATGGGAAAGCCTCACCAATCATCACCCACATAACTGGTCCCCAAGTTGCAGAGAAGAATGCGATGTATAACGTTAAGGCAATCACGCAGACCCATGATCCTAAGTTACCATTTCCTGCTTTCAAAACCAACATAGCAGTTGACATCAATAACAATGAAACACCCATACCAATTGCACCATAAGTTAACATCTTCTTACGATCAATCTTATCCATAATTTTAACTGCCACAACAGTCACTAACACGTTAAAAATTCCAATAATAATATGTGATTGTAGCGCAAAGTGCTCACTAAAACCAGCTGAAATAAAGATTTTTGGCGCATAATACAGAACCGTATTACATCCCATAACTTGTTGGAAAATTGCCAATCCCATAGCCATAATCAATACTGGACGAGCCATAACACCAAATAATTCTTTAAAGCCACCTGATGGAATTGAGGCTTGCAATTTAATATCATGCAATTCCTCGTCGACAAGTTTTTCGTCTGAATTAAATTGTGTCAAGACGTGATGGGCCTCATCAATCTTACCTTTTTTCACCAAGAAACGAGGTGATTCGGGCAATGTAAGACCGCCAAAGAACAAAATAGCGGCTGGAATAGCAGCCAAGCCAAGCATCCAGTGCCAACCAACATTTTCACCAAGACCAAACAATCCGTGTGGTGAAAGCCATTCATTTGAGACATAAGCTAAGAAAATTCCGGTCATAATCATGAGCTGGAATAGCGTTCCAACACCACCACGTTTCTCAGCAGGTGCTAGCTCAGCCAAATAGGTTGGGATCAATGCTGAAGCAGCACCAACCGCCACACCTAATAGAACACGAGAAGTCACTAGGACTTCATAATTGATTCCAATTCCAGACCCTAATGCACCAATAAAGAAAATAATTGATGCGGTCAACAATAATTTCTTACGTCCAAACTTATCAGACATTGGTCCAATAATTGCAGCACCTAAAATGGCACCTAATAGAACTGAAGCTGTGATGAAACCGTCCTCAAACGATCCCGCTTTAATTCCCAACTCTTTTCCAATGAATAACATTGCGCCAGAGATAACACCTGTATCGTACCCGAATAGTAAGCCACCCAAGGCACCGAAGAAATAAATAAAATTCGTTGACATGTGCTTTTTATTAGCCATGACCATTTTCCTCCCAATGCGACGATTATCGTCAAAATAATAATATGACAAAAAGATGAGTTCAATTCAGCAATGAAAACGTTTCCATTACCACAAAACATATCTTACTCCAGTTAGTTGATTCGCGCAACCAACTTTTATTATTTTTCACAGGTTTATCACAAATTATCAAAGAAAGCATCAAAAAATCCTCGACGTTCACGTTGATGT from Weissella diestrammenae includes:
- a CDS encoding sugar porter family MFS transporter; translated protein: MANKKHMSTNFIYFFGALGGLLFGYDTGVISGAMLFIGKELGIKAGSFEDGFITASVLLGAILGAAIIGPMSDKFGRKKLLLTASIIFFIGALGSGIGINYEVLVTSRVLLGVAVGAASALIPTYLAELAPAEKRGGVGTLFQLMIMTGIFLAYVSNEWLSPHGLFGLGENVGWHWMLGLAAIPAAILFFGGLTLPESPRFLVKKGKIDEAHHVLTQFNSDEKLVDEELHDIKLQASIPSGGFKELFGVMARPVLIMAMGLAIFQQVMGCNTVLYYAPKIFISAGFSEHFALQSHIIIGIFNVLVTVVAVKIMDKIDRKKMLTYGAIGMGVSLLLMSTAMLVLKAGNGNLGSWVCVIALTLYIAFFSATWGPVMWVMIGEAFPLNIRGLGNSFGAVVNWTANFAVSQSFPMLLVAFTPHHAVNAEGQGIAKLFIIYGVLCFVAIWFIAKFTIETRNRTLESLEADLRSKAHAKGHSEAGEPAV